ccctggaggatctaccgccaccgccgcaagaGTAGCTGCGGTGCAACCCCTGGAGAATGGAAACCTAGAGGATGGCGAGTCGTCTGTTCCCCTGGAAGCACGTtccgccccagaagaaggctcgccccgcgagtagagtgTCCGATGCCATCCTAGTGTTGTACCCTTCCAGCCCTTACGGTTTAAGTTGTatcctgtacccggacgtgtagtacgcctCTTAGTCGTGTCCCTGTGTTGTACCCTGCCTgacagtaataaagttgtttgtgcttgttgctatgtgtgtgtgcttgttgtttgtatgcttatcgGCAGAGGgaagattctgccttttcaaataTACgatttaaacaacttaaacatcacttaatcccaatctcacaaaaactctacccaatttactgatggcttcccgaagcattacgagggcctcccgcattcggAACCCTGCAGTCGCTGACACGGGAGTGCAGCCgaatggacagaaccctcccCAGGATGAACAGGAAGTGAGTCAGAACCGAGGGGAgaatcaaggagaagtgccactgccaccacctccacccctcggagacctggcacaaataatccacaatcagaccctcatcctagaaacactggccaatgcccttgtcAACAAGCAGCCGCGAGGacaaaccatgaatgacaagctgacagctttgctgaggaccaagccgcccacctttgctGGATCAAGCAACCCCTTGACTGCAGACGACTGGCttcgtgtgatccagaggaagctcgagccgtttgaaTGTCAGGACCGAGACAAAGTCCTTCtagcagcccaccaactcaccgggtctgccttagcctggtgggaaaattactgcgctgctgccaaagatgcctccaccatcacctggaaggaATTTATGAAGGAATTCCGCCGAtatcatatcccctcggcccccatgaagcgcaaggcagatgagttccgcgctCTGCAGCAGGGAAGCATGTCTgtggaagagtacacccatcggtttatggagctggctcgctatgcaccagaggaagtgaacgacgacgagaagaagcaggatatgttcaagaagggactaaacccagaactcaagACCCTGCTCGCCCCTCAGATCTATcatgatttcaacaccttgatgaacaaggcaatcctcacagagaaggccaagattgatgaaagaaaggataacaagcgcaagttcctggagagcaagtctcgccagcaggatcgtttccagaagcccagaagcttcagctacaacgcaccaaggtcccaagccccaatgcagtacagaactcagtctcaagtgacaggaccacgagcccctaacacccagcccagaagcaagaacaccatgagggccccgcagagtaatgcaagccaggtcaccaccaacaacaacaatgtgaggacctgcttcaactgccgtaAGACGgacatttcatcgccgactgcccctatgccaagaacaagccagctaCGTCAGCCTTCTCCAATACAGTGAATGGGCCAAGGCCAGTcctgtcaggtgccaaccgagtgcccatccgcaacaacagcaacgccaacaacaacagtcagcagacgaggcagccccagcagtcatttggacgagcccgcgtcaaccatatcaacgcacaggaggctcaaggagctcagggcatagtgctcggtgagtacctagtcagctcagctcttgcaacagtgttatttgattctggagcatcacactcattcatatcctcgagttttgtcgAAAAGcacaaaatacctacagtactactaaaaacacccctaataacccggacacctggaggtgacatcaagtgtcaactaggttgtctacgggtaaggatcaatttaagtggggtagaatttttagcagacttagtagtactaaagtccaaaggaatagacgtgatccctggaatggactggttaagccgacacaatggccTAATAagttgtacggacaaggtggtacacctaacgaacctagatggagtacgagtgacctgtcatacccgggtGAGTGGAtcaaacccgatggtgtttagcatggaggCCAAGTCCttagaagaagtcccagtagtgaatgaatacccagatgtctttcctgaagaacttcccggaatgccaccagatagggatgtagagtttgttattgaccttgttcctggaaccgcccctatagccaagagaccctataggatggcagcctctgagttagcagaattaaagaaacagctggaagaactacaacgaattggcttcatcaggtcaagttcgtctccttggggagccccggttctatttgtcaagaagaaggacggaagtatgaggttgtgtgtagattaccgggcactaaacgaagtcactatcaagaacaagtaccccctccccaggatcgatgacctttttgatcagttaaaaggggccaagtacttctccaagatcgatctgagttccggatattttcagctcaagattagggagagcgatatcccgaagacagcctttgtcacccgatacgggcagtttgagttcacagtgatgtcttttggactgacaaatgcacctgcttatttcatgaacctcatgaacaaggtgtttatggacgagttagataagtttgtcgtagtcttcatcgacgacatacttatttactcgaagagtattcaggtgcacgagcagcacctgagggtagttttggaaaagctgaagtgcataggctatacgccaaattcagcaagtgtgagttctggctgaagaaagtagccttccttggtcatattctgaccgcagaaggagtagcagtggaccccgagaaggtcgaagcagtttccaactggcagcaacagACCAAcatcagtgagatcagaagttttcttgggatagctgggtattatcaaagattcattgaaggattttccaagatagcccggcccatgacagagctactcaagaaggagaagaaattcacctggacggagtcgtgtgaaaagAGTTTCCAGGAATTGAAGCAAAGACTGACGACCGCTCCAGTACtaaccctaccggatattcatcagaattttgtcatctattgtgatgcatcccgacaaggattgggttgtgtgctgatgcaagacgggaaagtcgttgcatatgcttcccgccagctcaggtctcatgagcagaactatccgacccatgatttggaacttgcagccgtagtgcacactcttaaaatttggaggcattatttgattggaaataagtgcgaaatctataccgaccataagagccaGAATTACATCTTCACCCATCCGGATCTGAACCTAAGgtagagaagatggctggaattggttGAGGATTATAacttggaaatccattaccacccgggGAAGGCAAacgtagtagccgatgccctaagtcggaaatcctatggacccaaggacGATCATCTACAAGAGGAAATaacacgattaaatgtgcacatcgtccctcgaggttccagccaagtgctgaacgtccaATCCATGCTAGAAGACAGAATCCGAAAGGCACAAAATTCGGACAAGgggctgatggaaatccggaggcagactggagaaaataaggcaccagattttagagtggataataagggaaccttatggtacaaagatagaatttgtgtgcccccagaaaggagacttcaggcaaataatcatggatgaagctcacaactcggcatattccattcacccaggatccaccaaaatgtatatggacttaaaacaaaaatactggtggaatgggatgaagatggatattgcacggtttgtcgcccgttgtgatacttgtcaaatgatcaaggccgaacatcagaagccagcaggactgttacaacccctacccatcccggtttggaaatgggatgaaataggaatggattttgtagtgggtttacccagaacccagaaaggacatgactccatatgggtaatagtggaccgagtcactaaagcggctcacttcgtacccgtacggaccaattacggcggagaaaagctagccaagctctatgtggaaaacatagtaaagttACATGGTGTACCTAgtagaattgtttcagatagagggacccagttcacctctaaattttggaaaagcttgcataaagccatgggcaccaaattggattttagctccgcttatcacccacagacggatggccagacagaaagagtgaatcagattatggaggatatgttgagagcatgtgttctcacctatggcaaggattgggaacaaagtttaccttatgcagaattttcatacaacaacggttatcaagcgagtttaggcatgtcaccgttcgaagctctctacgggagaaaatgcagaactcctctgatgtggtcggaagttggagaacgtgccctagtagGGCCCGCACTTATAAAGGAAGCGGAAGAAAGAGTAGCCGAGATTAgtgaaaagctgaaagcagcccagtctcgacagaagagctatgcggacaagagaagacgggaaataagcttcaacccaggagatttcgtttatctcaaggtttcacccattcgaggaacccgaagatttcaggtgcaaggaaagttggcccctcggtacattggaccgtaccgagttctgaagaaagttggggTTGTAGCGTACCGTctagagctaccagaagaaatgtcagacatacacccagtgtttcatgtctcGCAATTGAGAAGGTGTTTAAAGGTACCCGAGACAGAACACGTGCCAATAGAAgcaatagatctgcagccagacttGCGATATCAGGAAAcaccggtcaagattctggacactgtcacaagaaggacaagaaattctgaagtacggatttgcagagtccagtggagcagactCGGTGTTGaggaagctacgtgggaacgcgaagatgttctgaagaaagagtttccccatctgttcaggagccagccgaatctcgaggacgagattcattttaagtggggtaggtttgtgacatcccggAAAAATTTACTaattaaatcatgcgctaagttaatttcaaaaatttattttcatcgttgagctcaattaatcctaaaccctaaacccctccCTGATTTTTTCCGCTGTCCTGACATCCAAATCCCATCGTCGTTCCATTTTTTCCACCGACCGtacccctttctttttcttccctcgTCGCCGTCCTGTCCCGCGCCGCTCAGTGGTTTGTCGCCACGCGCGACCGCCCGCCAcaatcgccgccggcgcacgcTCGCCCTTTTTCCACTTTTCCCTattttccttctcctttttttctccattcctttttccctttttccttttcttttctcccttttctttttctcttttctctttctctccctttccttcctcccttccctctctctgcTCCCGAGCACCGCTCGGCCCAGCTCCCTCTGTCGCTCTCCCCCCCGCTCGCCCCCGAGCCGCACCCCGCCTCCCGCTCACCCTTGCACGACCTCCCTGGCCGCTCACCGCGCCACGCCGAGCCACCCCGAGCCGTGCGCACACGCACACGCGCTCACCGCGCCGAGCTCGGCACCGACACGCCGTGCGCCCCGCTGTATCCCGCATGTcaccgcctcccctgctcggcCCCGCGCACTCGCTCAGCGTGCCCAggacccccgccgcgccgctcgccgctgctcgccgcgtCTTGtcacctgctccgccgcgcacgccgagcctcctcgccgcctcgccgcgcacGTGCGCCGCTCGCGCGGCCGCCCCGGTCCTATTCGCTACCGCTCCCGGCCCCACCCACGTgcgcacgccgcgcgccgccagtACCAGCACCGCCCtgtgccgccctcgccgccggccacgcacgcacgctgctcgccccgcctcgccgctcgcgtcgTTCCGCTCGACGCCGGCCCGCTCCACGTGCTCAACGACGTTCTCGACGCCCACGCCACCGCACTTTGCACGCCCGCTACGCGCCACCGCTTCCACAGCACCGTGACCGGCCCCATCGCCATTAACTCcgcccgcaccgctcgccggccgaccTCACCGCCACGCCCACCCCACCGCCTTTCCTCGGCTATAAAGAGCCCCCCCGAGCACCACACCCACCACCACGAGCCACACCACCAACCCTAGCCCCCTTTCCTCAgcaagcagcgccgccgccgctagcgccTCCACCCGCGAGCCACCAagccgccggaatcggcgccgccggaatcggcgccgccgacgcgccaccgcccctcctctgttctggtTGTGagaagggggaagaagaagggcaaatatgcccagaaccccctcccctctctcctaaTTACTTAAGAACCCTTGCACCCTTTAACATttttgcaaattaaaccctTCCTTTAATATAATTCCAAATAAACCCTCTACCATATAAACACATTTATAAATAAAACCTCACTCTTTTCCAAAATGACCCAAACTACTCTCGGAATTCCAATCAGGCCCTTTTACtatttacaaacaagtccctggcccctcgtttaggccctaaacacccattaacctatcatttcatgcgccaaacaacctCCGACCAatccgaaactttaccacgcctctcttatcatagttttggccatgccagtAGAGaatcacccaaaaatattactcctatcttcatatcttaaacgtttccgattcgagctcaacgataaagcttttatttctttttcttgattgtgtttgtttatatgcgtcgtagatcacggtgtgaacgagggagagcccgttgacgagcagtactgcgagcccgtaaacgaggaccagttccgcgaccccgagcccgaaggacagtgcttcgaccaggacctccccgaaggcttcgaagaaggtaagttcaatcccatcctttgatgcatgcttttgtccttgTTTTTACAATCCATTGGCCTATGTTACAAAATtccatatgttttgcttgctgaaaacacggttggatagccaccccttgatttgttatgatcattccttgaccacctagattaatgtctgattttgtttggacatTAATCGCTGTTAGAACGCTATGGATCCTACATACAATACAACtgattttataaagaaaaggtgtgtgtgtgtgggaagggataaaagtggattttcgaaagatgagtctagacgggatggatggcatttcggtgtgatttgccgtttggtgtgctcgtgccggtgtggcagggcaaggaagggagatatccatcttgtcacaactaaggaccgagttgatgtgtcatctcacctaactccactatcgtgcaaaccactcgaccgttgtatgggcaacggcttagcataaatcccactagttagtctgatagccatcaggagagctgagagcaacgggtgactaaggaaaagggataagccccgtgTGACTTATGTcccggttaaacctaggtgaaaggtcgatgaccccttggtgcatcccgcgATGGCTAgacaggtctagctaaggtgagtaatggctttgttgggatctgcaccgacactaaggtgatcgtgttgtggtaccccacttgtgggtaaagttgcacacctctgcagagttaagaatctattcgaatagccgtgtccacggtactgggcgagctACGGTGTTGTCACATAAGTAGTGTTTAttgtgggatgggttggcgtgagttgttttggaaatgtgtccggcagttgtgccgtgtgctacggtggatgaggagtccggtagcagtctaaaacttggatcccgtgtggatcaaccctttgTGTTACTCGGtataagaaaactggttttagaaatgttttttttcaaatgaacccctgcataaaatattgctttccgcaaatcaaaccctagccttatccttgatttaccctgtgcattatattctgtttataccccctccgtgggtgtggttagacttgctgagtacgtttgtactcaccccattctttatttttacagaagaagatccagactttgtacccgacgacgttgagtaggggtaccgtcctgcacccagccttgcctgtggattagggtcacccgcaggagataccgcatggcgcaagactctgatgaccttctttttatatttaatatcgtcgcgtgtgtggattgtaatcgtcgccatagtggcgcttctctgctcactaccgcgtagagttgtacggtaatgaatcatctgatgtaataaatatgtcatcagcctcctgggactgatgtttgtaacacatttaagtcttctctcatgaggggacgcttcaacccGCTGCAGCAAAATTTTCTCCATATGCTACTGGAAGTTTAGGTTGCGGATGGGATAAAGAATCCACTGCGGACCGCCTTAGGGTCTGTTTGAgctgaagtttttttttgttggtatGAGCTAAAGTTGAATGCTAAATTTTAACACATATTAGCACTTATGTATATTATATATTAaattttttgagttttgacTAAAATTTTAATTCACCATATTAGCTAGCACTCCTATTTAGATGAGTTAGTGTTAAAATTAATTTAGCACTTGGATCCCCTAATCGGCTCATCTGCTCGGCAGGTTGCAGACGTGGCTTGGCATCCAACCGTTGGTCTCCTCCTCCCTACCGCGCCAGCCCGCTCCCTCTTCCTGCCGCTCGAATCCCCGAGCTCCCTATCCATTACCGCCATGGCCACTGCTGCCGCCTCGGCCTCCACCTACTGTTGCAACACCCTCCTCCACCTGCCTAGGCTGACCCATTTCCGTCGCATCTCCCCTCCTCTAACGCACCGCCCGGAGCTCTCCTTCGTCACCCGCCGAGCCGCGGCCGTCGAGTCCGGGAACGCCCGTTTCGGCCCGAGGGCGAGAGCGAGCTCgggaccgccaccgccaccgccaccggttTTCGAAacggtggaggaggagaaggaggaggaggaggagcgtggGTGGTCGGATGCGGAGGCGGAGTTCAGTGACGAGGTGGAGGACGAGCAGGAGTGGGCGGGCGGCAACGGCGTGGCGCGCCGGGAGGATTTGGGCGCAGACGCCGGCGAGGACCTGAGCGGCTGGACGCGGCAGTGGCCGCGCCCGCGGGAGCTCTTCGTGTGCAACCTCCCGCGCCGCTGCGACGTCGAGGACCTGCTCGTGCTCTTCGGGCCCCACGGCACCGTCCTCTCCGTAGAGGTACACTACCCACCTGCCGCAATGCCGCTTCCAACTCGCCTGCGCTCTGGTTGAGCGGATGCACATCCGATGTCTCGTGCTGCAGCACCTTAGTAAGTTAGTAGGAATCGGACCTCCCACGCCACTTGAACTTGTATTAGTAGCCCACCAAACAATGCAACAAAGGATTAGAATTTCTGAATGTTTGCTCTGAATACAAGTATGTTTACCCGGCAGGCCTGCAGAGATCAGTTGCTCTCTGGTTGTGCTAGGTACTGGAGTAGTTTACTAGCAACCGATCATCAGCGGTCTTGGAAAATGCATACACCCATTGTAATTGTACAAGTAGCTTGCCGCCATTGCCAAACAATGCATCAGCAAGGCTTAGAATTCAGTATATTTGTTCTGAATCAATTATGATTGGCTTGAATACTTTCTTCGGGCAAATATGgtgaatttatttttttcagacGTCTAGAATCTCTACTGGTAGTTTACTAGTCTTACATCTACTGTACTCTGCAATTATCTAGATGAAGAACTATTCGATGAACAAATCAGGCAGAATTTAAACCTAAACCATGAACTTCGCATGGACATTATATTAGATGCTACTTTATAAATGTCTGGCCGACTGAACATGGAGCCGTTTAGCTAGATTTTTTAAATGGTGGCCAAGGTACACTGCAAGTAGAAACTGCATTTCATTTCATGCCTTCATTGAAATGATGTTGCTAAATCTTTTCTTGTGTATCGCAACTCTTACCAGGACTTTTAAATGTGCTTTGATGCTTACCCCGGCTTTTTATAACATGCAGGTTTCACGTGATGCTGAGACGGGAATTAGCCGAGGGACTGCTTTTATCACAATGCGTTCTCTAGCAGAAGCAAGAACAGCCATCAATGCTCTCGATGGATTTGTGAGTCACACTACACCACAGCTTCAGTTGCAGATTCTTCCCTGTTCTAAAATGGAGCTACTCCATTCTCGCATTGTCAACAAATGTATTTTTGTCGCACGTACCAATCCTTCTTCCTACGGCTACGGGTCATTAACTTGTACTTGCATGTGTTTCTCTCTTTCAGGACTTAGATGGGCGTGAAATATTTGTTAAACTAGCATCTGATGTCATTTCCAATAGGAAAAATGTCAACCTGACCCATATAACGCCCACAAAGGACCACATCTTCGAAAGCCCACACAAGATATATGTTGGCAACCTTGCCTGGTCTGTTCAGCCTCAAGACTTGAGAGAACTCTTTACCCAGTGTGGAACCGTTGTTAGTACAAGGTTGCTGACAGATCGCAAAGGAGGGAGAAACCGTGTGTATGGGTTCCTTTCGTTTTCTTCGGCTGAAGAGCTTGAGGCCGCATTAAAGCTTGACAAAACGGTAAGGCTCAAGTTTTGTGTTTCATTATTTATTTGAGTCGTTCCGGTAGGTTGCTTTTACAAGACAGCCATTATAAATTCCTTCCTGAAATTGCTCTGCAACTTTGGTTACATATATTAACCTAGCATACCTAGTGTTCTGAATAATAGAGGAAgttcatatgaaatatgaaggACTTGAGCCGATTCCCATGAACTTCAAACATTGAAACATGGCCCAAATATTTCCTACCAGTATCCTAGATAAAAGTTCGATTAATGTTTATTTGAGTTTAGCCCTACTTAGCAGCCCTAAGTTCCTATTTAACTCTGAACACCTGCTGCTGCTAGTCCTGTACTCTAGTCTTCTGCTTGTCATACCCAATAATATTGCTCCTGTGTTCACAAGCATCTTGGCTTATATAAACTCTTGCCTCCATAACAGGTTTTTTTCGGACGGGATATCGTCGTCAAGGAAGCTCATGTAGAGCGTCAGTCAGCTTAGTCGCCATAAGCCGCTGAGGGTTACACTTTAGAACTCCAGCATTTGTGTCTGTGGTTTATTGGCTAATTGGGTTTACGTTCCAGGCACAGGCCGCACAACTAACAAGCATGACCCCTTGTGTATGTATTGAGTCCTCTCTTCGTCAACAAAAAGAGAAGTGGTAGCGCAATTGAGTACGAGTGTGCGTCTGCTGTAACACCGGAATTGACAACTGATATTGTAGCCATAAGATATCCATAAGCATTAAGCACGCAAGTGATTCAAGTGTCCTCCTCAGTAACCTCTGTCTTAATATagacaatcttttttttttttgaaaaactaatATAGACAATCTTGTGTTGGGTTCTCCACTCACACATACAACACGATGTTTTGCATTTCAACCTCTACAAGTGGCACAGCAAGCAGACCACAGGATAACAGTTTTGTGAAGCCCCCGCCAACCACCATAGATCCCATGTGGCCATGTCCTCGCTTCGCTCCTAAGTAAGGATAATACATACTCAAAACATAAAGTACAAGGTGCAAATAATTATGTGATTCTAGTCGTGGTAAGCACTAAGCAGATGCAATGCTGTGGTGATTCCCACACAACCTGGCTGAAGCACATTATCAAAGATTCCGCTATTCAGGTCTACCCAAAACTCATCACCAACGTTGTCATCGCAATAATTGTAAACCCATTTAACGTCATACACCAGAATGTGATTATGTGAAATAACAAAGGCAGAGGCAACCACAGGATGGGCAAACCATGTAATGTAAATGATCAATGTAGCTGACAAAATCTGGATGCAGAGTAGCAAAAG
The Panicum virgatum strain AP13 chromosome 6N, P.virgatum_v5, whole genome shotgun sequence genome window above contains:
- the LOC120677454 gene encoding 28 kDa ribonucleoprotein, chloroplastic-like, which translates into the protein MATAAASASTYCCNTLLHLPRLTHFRRISPPLTHRPELSFVTRRAAAVESGNARFGPRARASSGPPPPPPPVFETVEEEKEEEEERGWSDAEAEFSDEVEDEQEWAGGNGVARREDLGADAGEDLSGWTRQWPRPRELFVCNLPRRCDVEDLLVLFGPHGTVLSVEVSRDAETGISRGTAFITMRSLAEARTAINALDGFDLDGREIFVKLASDVISNRKNVNLTHITPTKDHIFESPHKIYVGNLAWSVQPQDLRELFTQCGTVVSTRLLTDRKGGRNRVYGFLSFSSAEELEAALKLDKTVFFGRDIVVKEAHVERQSA